One Nothobranchius furzeri strain GRZ-AD chromosome 7, NfurGRZ-RIMD1, whole genome shotgun sequence genomic window, GACCTCAGAGAGAActcgacatttaaatgttttctgtctAATCAGACGGCGTGTCAGGACGGTGGcatcgatgatgatgatgaagaccaACAGGTACCGCTCCTGTTCTTATTTAACTCTCCTGTTGTGTCATAAATTAAGTCATGCTCTTGAGTTTTCTCATCCCGTTACGGGGTTCTGCTGTGCTGCAGGCGGAGTATGACGCCATGCTGCAGGAGTTTGCAGGAGAGGGAATTCCTCTCCTGGTTTCCAGTGTTCCTGCAGACAAGTTCACACCTTTCCTCAATGATCTCCTGCCTTTCATCATCAACAAAGCCGTGAGTCTGAGCTCGCTGATGCAGACTCCCGCCATAATTAATCTAGGTGCTTCCTCACAACGATGCTTTCCGCTCTCTAAGAAATCCTCGTGCACGGTGGCAGAGCGGTCCTTTTCCATGGGAACGATCGCAGAAATCCTCCAAGCTCTCGTCAGCGTGCAGGGCGGTCGGGGAGCTGCAGGACGACTGTCCAACCGTTTGCTTCCTGTCCTGGTGGCTGGAGTGAGGGACAGTGATTCAGAGGTTCGCAACAACGCTGTGTTTGGGTTAGGATGCCTGGCTCAGGCAGCTGGACCCATCATCATATCGTATCCTTGCAGAAGCTGGCTTGTGTTCAGTAAAAGCAGCCGAACCACATAAAGCTGATCCTTAGCTAAACGCACCTCAGAGACTACCCCATGATGCTCTCTGTCTTCTCCAACCTGCTGACCAAGGAGTCCGACCCCAAAGTGCTGGACAACCTGTGTGCTGCCCTCTGCAGGATGATCATGGGCAACGTGGACGCTGTGCCCCTGGAGCAGGTCTCTGACCCAAGCCGCGTTCTAGTTGTTTCTAGGAAGTGAAGTCTGACGGTGTTCTTCTCACTGCCAGGTCGTCCCTGCTCTGGTGAAACATCTCCCTCTGAAAGAGGACCAGGAGGAGAACAAGACGGTGTTCACTTGCCTGGCTCTGCTCCACAGACACAGTCCTGCTCTGGTAAATCATCTCTACGCTTTTTACCAGAAACTTCGGTTGTTTATCTTTCTCCTGAAATCTCCTTCCAGTCGCCGCGGCACAGCGGTCTAATGTCCAACCCATCAGCTGTTGGTGACAAAAATGTCTTGAAACATTCATGAGGGTCAGGTTTCCTGTAAAATCTCAGTAAAGTTTCCCTGAATCAGAGCGACAAATGTAGATAAAACGAGGATAAACTGGGACAGGTCTGAGACCACCAGTAGACcagctagctcaggggtcggcaacccgcggctcttccatccatctgatgcggctctctgtgcttgtaaaataatgaatggatatttaaataaaatgctttatattttactgcattgattttacatctgtatgccaattctaaatgtaaagattgtctgcgtaaacctgaacagttctaaCCCGGTCGTACTGTgagacgcttgtgcgtaatcatatcggcgctttctgagctgaagaggatgtgagattctgggattctcctcagacggctcctggatgtgtcgccacattggaaacaggaacaagcgctattcagccaaagtttcacaatcagggaacattttctaagtgacaagtctcgcttcagtcagaggaatcttcctgcatgcgctctggttctgcaacgccctccaagcccctctccacatcttcagctcactgtggaccttatgtagtacacgctgacagtgagctgcactgagcagtgtccagctcagatgttcagatgggaatcttttcttgagtgatttagctacatctgcgatttgcgtagaataaaatgtcagtttgtctgcatgcgtcggggtaattctttctattctttctctgtcaaaataaacggtcaaatacgggaactgtccggtcaacacaacacaagccctgcttttaaccgttttgttttcttgtgaaaatagttaaatttaacttgaacaccagagccaggtgcactgcaccgttatctccgtcactgtaaatgagggaataacaaaatgatcggattcttttctgaccttccccacctacaaagtttaatgacAACAGTCAAACGTgacagcctggatttgtattctgaacagtctaaacatgttttaaaaagaaacgtatgacaaaagtggcatctgctcagtaaaaccaccaacagggtgaaaaatatcaaaatattgtaggcagagatgggctacaacttctggatccactttatataaatcgttttattgattattgtcttatgaaagataactctgacgtacacgagcgaccggtactggctgctgtcacctgttgtgattggttaaagcagctctctgctgtctgagggtaggccccgcccacaacgccgcggctgctgtggctcccagtgttttctttactgtgggaaactggtaataatggctctttgatgggaacaggttgccgacccctgagctagttaGTAGTCTAATGGAACCAGTGAGGTGGGCCACACCtcttcaatcaatcatcaatcaatcaatcaatcaatcaaagctttatttataaagcgccttccgcaaccctgtcaggaagcccaaggcgctgaacatggtacagtagaaggtaaatatattgaataaatcaaaaataaaagcaattcaaatgacaaaatacaaattacaaaataggtgaaacattctggtacaggacaaatgtgtaaaacaagggatagagtaaaCCAATGAAAACggggaaataaattcaacataaaagaggaccaaaatcaaacatgttcaggaaacgccaagcagaggaggtgtgtttttaggcgactcttaaaggctggcagagatggggacagcctaactgagggtggcaactggttccagagtgacggtgctaggactgagaaagcccggacctcgcgagtacgacacctagaacgaggcacagtgagcaggccttggtcagaggagcgcagagcacgtgatggggaatgtttgttcaggagtgtggctagatgggGGGGCCACCATAATGCCCcacaaatgataaacaaagacaaggattttgaattgtgagcgatagcaaaccggaagccagtgcagggaggccagaactggactaatgtggtcccgtttcctggtcccagtcaggaacctggctgtgctgttctgcacaacctgtatgtgacacagtgatgactgacacaaccctttatagagagagttgcagtaatcaagtctagaaattacaaaggcatgcagtacccgctccaggtgggctctcgacagcatatgcttgattttagcaaggcgtctcaggtgaaagaaactggaccggatcacagaattgatgtgagcatcaaatttaagtccagcatcaagtttcacccccaaactggtaacaactggttttgagtagggagaaagagggccaagatcaacataacgatccacattcctgttgttggggtgaaaaacaatgagctctgtctttccctcattcagatgtagatagttggacattagccaagacttcacctcattaatacaggacacaaaggactggatagagtgacctttctcctgacacaatggagagtaaatctggcaatcgtcagcatagagatggaaaaataggtcatgtttacgaaagattgaccccagaggtagcagataaatggcaaacaaaagaggaccaaggatcgacccctgtgggaccccccagcggagcccctcccaagatgaaaaaacatcacccagtttaacgcagaatgtcctgttgtggagatacgatctaaaccagtccagagctgaccctttgatcccaacccatcgttccaagtgaTCGAGTAGAAtcacgtggtcaactgtgtcgaaggctgctgtcaggtctaacaacagaagcagcacagatgttccctgatctagtgatacatagatgtcatttaggaccctcagtagagcagactctgtgctatggccagacctgaaccctgattgaaaaacctcaaacagatcagagtcagctaaatgtgaatccagctgctgataaacgactttctcaagcagttttgatgtaaagggcagggtaaagataggcctgtaatttgcgatcacagagacatcagcaccaggtttcttcagggtcggctgaataactgctgctttcaaagctgctgggaccacacctgtgctgaggctcccattgataatctgaccaagtgatgggccaaggcatgaaaggcagccttccagaggcaaggcagcagaacgtcaagtggagagccagatggcttctgcctcgcaacaagattactcagctcagagtatgaaacagtattgagggagctcagggtgggtggtgatggaggaactggaacagggtcaatagagttaccttggcccccaaaaatgtcttgaaacggccctgggtatgtgactgagttttgaaggtgatctgaattgtatcagatgtataaatattacatgtgtgtaacttattgttttatacaggtaaaaacgtgtagtggagataaattccctacattttacttttcaacactttgttttgttttcttgtttttattgaattattttcctgtcctgtctgtctctcatcttcctgcttctcctctaaactctccagaaaaactgctgcctggattcttactttttcacctcatctgttacttttgagcagatcaaagggatctcctgacctcaATGCGGAGAGCgcgattcgatgctgcgtcagtgaggtgaaatcaccgcagcacaggtgatgagctctgcagtagcagagcgtcaggcacaaataagacagaaagtagagaacatgagcggacatgaacgatcgtgtgttaattatagttttttggttgcgccactttgagaatggaccgtgcgctggaagcagcagcctgaatcgctgcgcaacaacgcagcgctgtgccgctctctgtgctctctgctcagaagagtccataaatgaagtaatataggtagaaaacttttttccggctcccctggatgtgtaggatatacagctcccccataattcgatccctgctcctggatgaaaagccggacattttcatcaaaataagaacccccagtccggacgccccggacagagtgaaaagtggacacggtccatctcctttcctttttgtattgttttctctctgtaaacatgctgttaacttgctttgcacatcttctaatcgaaatctgtctttatcatatatatattatttttcataagcttgcgtttggtgccccttccccggcgtggtgccctacgcgctgtgcgtggtgtgcgtgtgcggagcgccggcgctggtcacaaggttcatgacagggagaccaaaagagagaaccaggtccagggtgtgacccctggcatgagttggggatgatacccattgagtcaaattgaatgaatctagcaaattcaaaaagcctttaacaagcacattgtcaggacagcagatatggatgttaaaatcaccaaaaaataggacataatcatattttaggatgcagtctgccacaagatcacagaaatcattaaggaaattagagtcagtctttggagggtgaTAAataagcacaacgagcaggcggggggagatgcacagttcaaataagcatagTTCAAAGGAAAAAAATGacgtggtgggtgtaagctgtttacaaggaaagctggatttaaaaacaacaaccagccctccacctctgccccgtgatctagggatattaaaacaggagcagccaggtggtaccagctccagcagggcgcttgagtcaccaaacgggatccatgactcacagatgcagagaaaacccaagtcatgctgaataaaaaagtcacaaagaataaaagttttgttcagcacagacctggcattgaccagaccaaaccgggtctgcggcggggctgcggcacagtcccctctaactctgtgcctgtaaccgagcgcagattctcccagcaaaccccagtctggcgaggtcttcgagccgattggccgtggcgcggtgccagttcaccctcagagccggccaagttccttaggcagggcgccgagtaatccaggagacatcttggAACCACTGGGTCAGAAGCTGTGCCGAATCGGGCCAgctgcttcttcagggatccaggccgacgtctcacgcgccggctacctctctttccccgtcttctccgatgcttccttctcgagctggggtggacagagggccgacacatcacggcttggggggagagagcacacgggcagtccaaccagcagcaccatccgtgaggttcccagcgcgcacaacccgctacatcaacgggaggacgaagcctcagcagcgcagcccgATCGTATGTCACCAGGGAATCCACACCATACAAAAAAgtcatcagagacaacaaaaatacataaaagccaataaaacgccaataaaagccagtaaaaagcaaggtaccactgcataaagaggacgagcagctcgcagcgtgcacccGCGTGAGCGCCATCTCACTCTCTCTTCTATAATATATGTTCTGAACAGTGTGCTGATGTCACGTTGTTAATGACACCCTGTCAGATTACTGCAtttgactgcttgtttattttcaATGGTCTCATCCTTTTAGCTTCTGAAGCTGATGAAGCCCATCGTCGCTGCAGCAGGTCACGCCGCTGGCCACAAGGAGGTCGATGAAGGTGAAAATCTGTTTCCTCACAGCTCTAACTGCTAACGGTGTTTCTATAAAAACACGGGAGCTGCTTTTTCCTCTGGTCTGCAGAGCGATCCTGTGTTCTGTCTGATTTGCTTTCAGCTCTAACTCTCGGTATCTCATCCTCTTTCCAGAAACCAGGAGCACTTTGGGCGCTCTAATGAGAGAATTGGCCCAGAAGCACGCTGCAGACTTCCAAGCAGCTGTAAGCTGCCTTCCTGCAGAGCAGCAAGCCAAGCTCCTCAGCTCCTCGTAACCCAAACGACCCCCCCAGTGAGACGATGAACTTTTATAGTCGGTGGGAAAAGGGGCATCTGTGTTGCTCATAAACACACAAGTTCAGCCACTCTGCTGGGTTTATGACACTCGGCTGTTCTGGTGTCATGAATTACTTTTTCTGGTTCTGCTCCTGTTTTGGTTTTCTGGTCTTCCTGTTGGCTGATGACCTCATAACTCCATCTTCTTTTTGAAGTGAGGCTTTTGTATTCCAGCATTATTACCCCGTTCAGTTATCTCGTCTCTATAGACGGTTCTGCCTTATTTAGAGCTCTCACCTGTGTTGTGTTTGGACGTTTGACTCCAGCAGCAAAGTAAAAATACAAATTACACTAAAGTACTCGTCACTCTTTAAtgttgttacacacacacacactaggttaCTGCACCGCTAATCCTCCTTTGACATTTTTAATTCTGTTAGTGAAACATTTTAGTGTAAAAAACAGAAACTAGGACAGAAGCATGAAAATTTATACAAGTTTGGAGATGGTCACTTAGCTGAGTTTACTTAAGGTTTAACACTTGATTTAGTCTTAAACTGGTCATTTACATAGATTACACCTTCTTTCCCCTCATGCACTGTGGTGGTTGTGTGATTGCTCAGATCTCTCGCTGGTCCTGAGTCTGGGTAAAACCCGGCTGCTGGTTCTCCACGTCTAACATCATGGTCATCTCCACAGGTGCCAGCTCGCCGTTTCCTGCTGCAGAAACAGATTTTAAATCACAAGCGTAGATTTCAGAGCTGAGTCTGACTAGCTTTGTTCTCTGACTCCTCATTCAGCTCCTGCATGAAGCCACGAATCTTAACACCTGGCTGTAACAGCAGTAGACCCCAGAGCATCATGGGTGATGTAGTTCCACACCTGCACACGCCTGTTTCCAGGGCTGAATGCTCATCCCCGTGCGGCAGAAGGAGCGGTCGGTGTGGGCCTCGGTGCTGTATAGGACCTCCTGGAGCTGCTTGTCTCCGGGCTTCTTGGCTTTCACTCTCACCTGAATCAACATGAACATGTGTTTACTTCACTCATTCACTGCCTTCTGTTTGTACTTACTCATTCACACCTCCAGGACGGTGATTTCCTTCTCCTTCAGCTTCCCGGTTTTGTTCGTAACTTGTGTCTTCTTGGTGTCCACCCACACCACCCTCTCCCTTACGTCTGACCTGaacacatataaacacacacatttgTTCATGAGTTTCTACCTGGATGCACACTCTTACCCGACCACAGCAGACTCACTCTTGGATGCCTAGATCGGCCAGCGTTGTGTCCAGAAAAGGGAATGGCTGGAGTGCCGGGTCGGGCTGCACCTCGATGGGCAATGCCACCGACATGGGAACCTCCTGCTCCACCTCCACTCGCACCATCACACCATTCGGCTCAGGGAGCCTTCTGCCTCCTGGATCTCCCTCACTGTTGACCTCCGATGAGCCGTGCTTTCTGTCCCCCGCCAGCTTGGATCCCTAACACACACAACCCTGGTGCTGATGGGTCTTATCTGTCAGCTGTTTCTTATTCAGGACCTGTGCTGCAGTGGCTGATTCAGAGCTCTGCCTCCACTGATGAAGCCctcaggagggtgtgtgtgtgtgtgtgtgtgtgtgatgcatgcAGACCCGCACTGCCCTCCAGGTTTAAATAAGCAGCCGTATAAGTGTGAGTTATGTGTCACTGTGGCGCGAGGTTTATTAGACTGTCAGATGGCGGACTGACGGATGGTCGTGTTTGTGTGGATAAACGGTGAAACAGGCCAGAGGACGGTCATCCTGTGGGTTTAAGGGCAGCCGACCTAAGGTTCAGCGTGGATCACAGCTGCAATGACATGATGCTTTTATCTCCTCTGCTCACCAGTTCTACTGTGGTGAAGATGAGTCTTTGAGTTCACCGTCACATTTTTACCTGAAAAATCTCGTCTAGATGTGTCTTCCAAACAAGGAAATGACCCTTCCTTCCAGCAGGGTTCTGGTAGGAAACATGGTGATTCAGCAGCTGAGATGAGCTTTACTGGTTACAGAACAAATGGGATAAAAACACTCCACATTGTTGTTGTGTTTGGATTGAAAACATTACGTAGCTGAGGCCGTTTCTTTGCACCACCATCATTCCAGCGAGCTGATGCAAATGAAGACGTATCTGCTGCCTGACCTGAGATCAGGCCTCAGTCGCAGCGAGGTGCTACATGGATACGGCCCAATCTGACACTTCAGTGCAAACAAAAACACTTCAGCTGAGACAGGAAGTCAAGACGGGCTGAACCTCTGGACCAAAGGGCCGACCTCTGTGGGATGTTCTCATTCTCAGCATTTAGAAGTCAAAATCAAGCCCCAACCCACTAGAGTACAAAACCTTTAATAGCCTTTAAAACATTTATGACACAGAAATAGTCTTTGAACAGTAGGCAATAAAAAAGTTGATTTCTAACAGACTTACTTTTTCCAAATCTCGATAACATTCTGTAAAAGTATCTTTAAAATGGCTTTAGCAATAAAAATGTTCATGTTTCAATATTTAAAATCACAAAATGAACAATTTAAAACCATtaaaaaagttaaaacttgcCCTAAATACATGAAGCAGAGTTGAAGTTTGTTATTAAAAATGTGCTTAAAAACTTTGAACCGTCTACAAAAACTGAAGATCTGTGTTGGATCTGAATAAATCAGAATTCATCCCAACTTGAACCTGAGCTCAGTCCACCACTCTGGGCGCAGCAAGCCTAATGATGATGTCACTGTAGGGATCAGTCTGATGGGCAGTCAGCTGATGAGCTGACAGCATCTCTGGATGGGAGAAATGTTACAGATTAACACGAAGATTATTAATCGGTTTAAATTAAAGTAGATTTCATAAACAATGAAAATGAATGATGAGGAAACAGCTGTTTTCCTCACCCAGCAGTTTGTAGAGCATTTGAGCTGCAGCGGAGCGGTCGGCCTCTGGGGGCAGCACCGAGTCAAAGGTGACCACCTCAAGCCTCTGCAGGATGGAGGAGATCCAGCTGAAGATCAGAGTCAGAAGATGAGGGATTACAAGAGACAGCAGACCAGACTCTAGTTTTACAATATTAATGCAAAgtgttaaaaaacaaacatttaatgcTGTCACACAGAATTCTTCAGGACAGAAACTTTCAGATACTCAGATGTTCTTTTACCTCAGAGGCTTGGGGATCACACACCTTTATGTTTCCATATCTGCTGATCTGTAAATACCTGAGTGAGTTTCTGCTCGCCAAAGTCTCGGCCTCGGGCATCTCAATGTTCTCCTCGGCTATTGGCTCCATCGATGGATTTGCGTCCACTTGGGgagacctacacacacacacacacacacacacacacacacacacacacacacacagagtgaccTGCTGCTTATCCATATACCTGTCTCCTACTACACCAGGAACCCACCATCTGCTAGCAGGAGTGATGACATCACTTCCAGATCTGTCATTTTTAGACATGTCCAGCACCACGTCCATCTCagctgtggacacacacacacaccgttagcAGCAGCATGTTTGTTGTTGAGCTGCTGGATGTGAGATGTGGATCACTCACATGGACCCTCTGAGGGCTGCAGCCCCGACTCACTGGAGGTCTGTgatgaaggacacaaaaactgggtTTAAGATCTCAGGACTGAACTGAGCACGCTCAGATCCCATCAGGCCGTGGTTAGGTACCCGACATCCacctgctcatctaaaaatatccCACTAACCTCCTTCATGCGTGAGTGCCTTCTCTTCCTCTCGTCCCTCAGCACTTCCATGTCCTGCTCCGACTCCCCCCCTGCTCCCAGCACTTCCTCACTCTCAGGAAGAATGGCGAGTGAGGCATGCTGTTTCCATAGCAACAGGAGGTCAGGGTGGAGGAGAGCTGCCAAAGGTAAAGTTTTAGGTTGAGTATTAAAGAACATCATTCACAGGAAGTAAGTTGACCCATAGAGAATAAAGCTAATCCTGCTTCTATGTGACTGGGATGAATTAAATGTAATCAAACATTTATGAGTGAACAAAATCAAAGAGCTGCTCCGAACACCAACCTAGTTGTTAGAATGAATCTGGGGCAAATCTTGGAAGAAATTATTATGCAAATCAATTTTCCACCTTTTTCTGCCACCGGGCTCTGCTAGACCTTTTTTTATCCAGTAGAAATCTAAATATCACAGAACATCGAGGACAAACGGAAAATCCAGTGAACGCCTGAACATGTGACCTAAGAAAAGTGTTGTTGTTTACGGTCATGATGCTGAAAACGCTCTCATGTTCTCGCCTtagctctaacaccagtgtctgaGTGGGAACTAAGATAAGAGGACGGCGCTGTGCGTGTCCCATCCGTCAGAGGAGACAAGTGGTACTGACGTCCACAGGGGGCGCTGAAGAGCTGAGCGGGAGCGACGTGATGGGTCAGTGAAGACAAGTTCAGCAGCACTTCAAACTGAAGAAGACAAAGAGAAGAACATCAGTGTGACGTCACTCATGTAGAGGACAGAGAAAAGGGACAAACAGGAAATAGACAGGAATAATCGATGAGCTATGCTTTAGAGGGTTTAGATGTTTATCTGAAACCAGAGCAGCTCAACGCTTCAGCAGCAGTGAAGCGTTATGTTCAGTGACCTCCAGATCAGAATCTAAACCTTAAGCTGCTTTTTGTTCGTgtgtgaagaagaagatgaggacGTTTACCAGATCGTTGGTCTCAGTTTTCTGATTTACAATCTGCTCCTGCATTTCTTTGTCTGACATCTGGACCTCCAGGTCCACAAAGACCAGCTGACGCCTCCGTCTTCCTCTGTGCTTCTTCACAGGGGGGACTCCAACCTGGTGACAGAGACACAATCAGCTGTTCATGTCCACAACCGTCTTACCGCTGGTGGAAATTCCTGCTTTGGAGTGATAAACAGATCACAAACATGAAAACAAGTCTCACCCCCTCACAGGGACTTTGTCCACCTTCGTCCTCAATGATCTCGCTTGGCATGGCTACATGGGGAGGTGTCCTCTCCACGGAGATGGCTTTCAGAGGAAGCTCCACAGGCTGACCCGTCTCCTCGTCCTGCAGCCTCTCGCTGTCCTGCTCCGCTCCCACCATCGTCTCCTTCAGCCTGGACGCACGCACAAACCTTTCTGAGTAAATCATCAGTCTtctggattttttttaaacaaactggaACATCTAACAGATCACTCTAATATGCAGAAAAAGGCCAGTTTTAAAACGTTCTAGTCTCACGGGTTGATAGAAGAAACGAGTCCCTGCTCTCCGGTCCCGTCTGCCTTCTCTCCGTCCTCTTCTATTAATATAAAAAAGCACCAAGCAGAAACGCTCCTTAAACACTTGATGTTCTTTAATTCAACAAACGTTCTTGTAAAAATGTTAAACACAAAACTATTCAAGTTGCCTAAATTTACCTACGCTGTGGAAAATTCTGATTTAGATGAATTCCTTCCAAACAAATCTTTAGTTTTTTATTCACAcaagttattaaaaaaaaaaacactaaattattcTTTAATTTTGGTGTGATTTTTGTCTCTTTTCAGATAAATATCTTAGAACAAGAAGCACTTGTGTTGCTAACGGGAACACACACCTCTACGGAAGGGATCCGGCTGATCCATCAATAGATCGATGTCTCTGGCGGTGACTTCCGGAAGGTCATCTCCCTCGAAACACTGACACAAGTGAAGAAAACACCAAATTTGAGATGTAAACACAAAAAAAACTCAAAGCGTTTAGGtggtttgacacccctgggcAAACATTTAAAACCAGCAAACATACAGACGTGATGACATCACGTTGTTTAGGCTGCAAAGTAAAAAATAACGCTAAGAGACAAGCGGGCAGGGCCAGAGGTCAGATGAAACGTGAGCAACCCCGACTGATGTAATTAAGTCGGATGTTATTAGGCAGGAAGGACTTGAGCAGCTGGTGGTCCTTCAGGAGAACGGTCTGGCTCTGAGTGACAGAATGGGGAGAAACGGGTGAGAGAGACTTGTTATGCAGCTTTATGCTTAAGAGACTAACTGTTTACTCTTAATATTTTCTGTtcaagcaaaacaaaaacaaacacggaACGTCACACTGTTGCCTAGAAAAGCACGGAGGACGAGTTTTAATGACACGTAAAAGGAGGCTGATGGCAGCATAAGCATCTGACGAGGGACAAAGACACTAAGCAGAGACGAGGCTTGGACATCCCGGCTCAGTGATTCACCAGGACGTCTGCCGTGTCTAAAAACGATGACGCCGCCCGTTCCTGATTCTGAACTCTGACAGAGCGTTTACCTCAGCAGCGTTGATGACAAACGGCTCCTGTTCTTTCAGGGTGATGGCTGCCGCGGGCGAACTCAgacctgagacacaacagggacaATCAGAGGCAGGAAAACGCTGTGAGACACGGACAAATAACCAATCCCAACTGGGAAATGAGCGGGACGCCAGCTGGTACTTAAAGTGACGTTTCAGCTATTTTTAAGTGTTTCTgagtaaaagttataaataaatcCAACCTTACCTGTTAGGTAAGGAGACAAAGTCCTTCAGGACCGATGATGGTGGTGTGAAGGTTCTCACGTCTTTCCCCAAATCAAATTCAAACACTTCTCAAAC contains:
- the si:ch211-196f5.2 gene encoding uncharacterized protein si:ch211-196f5.2 isoform X1; translation: MVRVEVEQEVPMSVALPIEVQPDPALQPFPFLDTTLADLGIQESDVRERVVWVDTKKTQVTNKTGKLKEKEITVLEVRVKAKKPGDKQLQEVLYSTEAHTDRSFCRTGMSIQPWKQACAAGNGELAPVEMTMMLDVENQQPGFTQTQDQREI
- the si:ch211-196f5.2 gene encoding uncharacterized protein si:ch211-196f5.2 isoform X2, which gives rise to MVRVEVEQEVPMSVALPIEVQPDPALQPFPFLDTTLADLGIQESDVRERVVWVDTKKTQVTNKTGKLKEKEITVLEVRVKAKKPGDKQLQEVLYSTEAHTDRSFCRTGMSIQPWKQACAGNGELAPVEMTMMLDVENQQPGFTQTQDQREI
- the rec8b gene encoding REC8 meiotic recombination protein b isoform X1, producing the protein MFYYQTVLQHHTGCFSTIWLAATRGIRITRREFLKVNVKRTCKEIQDFVTGQVPSLQPNQSKPRFSLYLSSQLQYGVVVVYHKQCGFLLEETQQIIDRLIRSKSHVQIDMPDADRMVMDLVDCLNGMEEAESAQDPFFGLMESHELPSPNKLHQVEVEMCDLQHSLVPGPHMTSSNQSLSSPAAAITLKEQEPFVINAAECFEGDDLPEVTARDIDLLMDQPDPFRREEDGEKADGTGEQGLVSSINPLKETMVGAEQDSERLQDEETGQPVELPLKAISVERTPPHVAMPSEIIEDEGGQSPCEGVGVPPVKKHRGRRRRQLVFVDLEVQMSDKEMQEQIVNQKTETNDLFEVLLNLSSLTHHVAPAQLFSAPCGPLLHPDLLLLWKQHASLAILPESEEVLGAGGESEQDMEVLRDERKRRHSRMKETSSESGLQPSEGPSEMDVVLDMSKNDRSGSDVITPASRWSPQVDANPSMEPIAEENIEMPEAETLASRNSLSWISSILQRLEVVTFDSVLPPEADRSAAAQMLYKLLEMLSAHQLTAHQTDPYSDIIIRLAAPRVVD
- the rec8b gene encoding REC8 meiotic recombination protein b isoform X2 — protein: MFYYQTVLQHHTGCFSTICKEIQDFVTGQVPSLQPNQSKPRFSLYLSSQLQYGVVVVYHKQCGFLLEETQQIIDRLIRSKSHVQIDMPDADRMVMDLVDCLNGMEEAESAQDPFFGLMESHELPSPNKLHQVEVEMCDLQHSLVPGPHMTSSNQSLSSPAAAITLKEQEPFVINAAECFEGDDLPEVTARDIDLLMDQPDPFRREEDGEKADGTGEQGLVSSINPLKETMVGAEQDSERLQDEETGQPVELPLKAISVERTPPHVAMPSEIIEDEGGQSPCEGVGVPPVKKHRGRRRRQLVFVDLEVQMSDKEMQEQIVNQKTETNDLFEVLLNLSSLTHHVAPAQLFSAPCGPLLHPDLLLLWKQHASLAILPESEEVLGAGGESEQDMEVLRDERKRRHSRMKETSSESGLQPSEGPSEMDVVLDMSKNDRSGSDVITPASRWSPQVDANPSMEPIAEENIEMPEAETLASRNSLSWISSILQRLEVVTFDSVLPPEADRSAAAQMLYKLLEMLSAHQLTAHQTDPYSDIIIRLAAPRVVD